From the Accumulibacter sp. genome, one window contains:
- a CDS encoding alpha/beta hydrolase has translation MKLRRIHTLQRPSAGRNDLPPLLFVHGGYATAACWDEYFLPWFSRQGFTCHALDLAGHGHSEGRESLHGFGIDDYADDLAQVVRGLARQPVLIGHSMGCVVVERHLEREAAPAAVLMAPVPPGGILGATMKIALTRPAFFDQQARSTRGEYAAESLRTLREVYYSADTSTDDLLRFAPLFQDESRRALLDLSLLAMRFGRRLPALPVLVVGGEADAVFPPAILGFTAARWRAETAVIPRAGHTLMLDAHWQAAAEAIAEWIRRQC, from the coding sequence ATGAAGCTGCGACGCATCCATACCCTGCAGCGGCCGTCCGCCGGCCGCAACGACCTGCCGCCCCTGCTCTTCGTCCACGGCGGCTACGCCACGGCCGCCTGCTGGGACGAGTACTTCCTTCCCTGGTTCAGCCGCCAGGGCTTCACCTGCCATGCCCTCGACCTCGCCGGTCATGGCCACAGCGAAGGCCGCGAGAGCCTGCACGGCTTCGGCATCGACGACTACGCCGACGACCTGGCGCAGGTGGTGCGCGGACTCGCGCGGCAGCCCGTGCTGATCGGCCACTCGATGGGCTGCGTCGTCGTCGAGCGCCACCTCGAACGCGAAGCGGCACCGGCAGCGGTGCTGATGGCGCCGGTGCCGCCGGGCGGCATCCTCGGCGCGACGATGAAGATCGCCCTCACCCGGCCCGCCTTCTTCGACCAGCAGGCACGCAGCACGCGCGGCGAGTACGCGGCCGAGAGCCTGCGCACGCTGCGCGAGGTCTACTACTCCGCGGACACCAGCACCGACGACCTGCTGCGCTTCGCGCCGCTGTTCCAGGACGAGTCACGCCGCGCGCTGCTCGATCTGAGCCTGCTGGCGATGCGCTTCGGGCGCCGGCTGCCGGCATTGCCCGTCCTCGTCGTCGGCGGCGAGGCTGACGCGGTGTTTCCGCCCGCGATCCTTGGTTTCACCGCTGCCCGCTGGCGGGCCGAAACGGCCGTGATTCCGCGCGCCGGCCACACGCTGATGCTCGACGCACACTGGCAGGCGGCAGCGGAGGCGATTGCCGAATGGATCCGGCGGCAATGCTGA
- a CDS encoding zeta toxin family protein — protein sequence MTPGARPRLIVVAGPNGSGKTSITQQLLMHEWMGGCVYVNPDFIARDEFGDWNSPAAVVQAAQRATEIREQCLERGVSLAFETVLSAADKLDYIRRARDAGFFIRLFFVGTDDPSINAKRVAMRVMEGGHDVPIPKIIARYTRSLAYCYFVSWLADRTYLYDNSIDNARARLLLRASEGRIVKTYGEINPWAREIAQRLLPAVADDLSAAPAGITPPA from the coding sequence ATGACCCCCGGGGCAAGACCCCGGTTGATCGTCGTCGCCGGACCGAATGGCTCGGGCAAGACCTCGATCACGCAGCAGCTCCTGATGCACGAGTGGATGGGCGGCTGCGTCTACGTCAATCCCGATTTCATCGCGCGTGACGAGTTCGGGGACTGGAACTCGCCGGCAGCGGTCGTCCAGGCAGCGCAGCGGGCGACCGAGATTCGCGAACAGTGCCTCGAGCGCGGAGTCAGCCTGGCTTTCGAGACGGTGCTGTCGGCGGCCGACAAGCTCGACTACATTCGCCGCGCCCGCGACGCCGGTTTCTTCATCCGCCTTTTCTTCGTCGGCACCGACGACCCGTCGATCAACGCCAAACGGGTTGCCATGCGCGTCATGGAGGGCGGGCACGATGTGCCGATCCCCAAGATCATCGCCCGCTACACCCGATCGCTCGCCTACTGCTATTTCGTCTCCTGGCTCGCCGACCGCACCTACCTCTACGACAATTCGATCGACAACGCCCGCGCCCGGCTGCTGCTCCGCGCCTCGGAGGGCCGCATCGTCAAGACCTACGGCGAGATCAACCCGTGGGCGCGGGAAATCGCGCAAAGGCTGCTGCCAGCCGTTGCGGACGACCTGTCGGCAGCGCCCGCCGGCATCACCCCACCGGCCTGA
- a CDS encoding Crp/Fnr family transcriptional regulator produces the protein MKPDPDVAAVAERMRRGRSRTSGSNGRGVSFACGQRIHSGGGRGGAWRVLSGSVRLDREEPTGEQSFAGLAVKGDIIGAESLLFDRYSFSATALAECVLAPWPETRSAAAAESLSRTLAKAEQRAAEVIALRCGQAAERVRRLVLMLAHASEDAGAAQGDLQVVLPSRQDMAEITALTLETVSRMVSQLRQAGMLAPQRFGRHRSHRRFSVRSPADEAC, from the coding sequence ATGAAGCCGGATCCGGACGTGGCAGCGGTGGCGGAACGCATGCGCCGTGGGCGCTCGCGGACGAGCGGCAGCAACGGGCGCGGCGTCTCCTTCGCCTGCGGCCAGAGAATCCATTCCGGCGGCGGTCGCGGTGGCGCCTGGCGGGTGTTGAGCGGATCGGTTCGCCTCGACCGCGAGGAACCGACCGGCGAGCAGAGCTTTGCCGGTCTCGCGGTCAAGGGTGACATCATCGGCGCCGAATCGCTGCTCTTCGACCGCTACAGCTTCAGCGCCACCGCCCTCGCTGAATGCGTCCTCGCGCCTTGGCCGGAGACGCGTTCCGCTGCCGCCGCCGAGTCGCTCTCGCGAACGCTCGCCAAGGCCGAGCAGCGGGCGGCGGAAGTCATCGCCCTGCGCTGCGGCCAGGCTGCCGAGCGCGTCCGCCGTCTCGTACTGATGCTCGCCCACGCGTCCGAAGACGCCGGCGCGGCTCAGGGAGACTTGCAGGTCGTCCTGCCTTCGCGCCAGGACATGGCGGAGATCACCGCACTGACGCTCGAGACCGTCTCGCGCATGGTCAGCCAGTTGCGCCAGGCGGGGATGCTGGCGCCGCAGCGCTTCGGCCGACACCGCTCGCATCGCCGCTTCAGCGTCCGCAGCCCGGCGGACGAGGCCTGCTGA
- a CDS encoding hemolysin family protein, whose translation MDLILQLLVILIFLLLKGFFSGSELAMVNSDKIHLRHEARMGNAGAKLVLNLFRTPDVMLGTTLVGTNIATVTITTLGTLIFVRLFGDAGDLVSVLVFTPFLLIFGEIVPKSIFQQKADTIVTRIIYGLRFFSYVFYPVIFVFSRVARVAARLFGGASSAASGFISKDELRVLIDLSETASDSAATSKQRIRRIFRFADTTVGEVMTPLAEVIGFNETREMAEAVRRVWSSGFNRLPVFRGNITNVTGVMTLSTWDLLLPDIEQRPVSDFVKPALYLSPRQSLDQVLPLLRSRADHMAVVVDEFGSAIGILTMEDIFEEVVGPVDSGFDFDGMKSRRISIETVSDDAHLISGRAPISELNDSLKLGLPVGEAHTIAGFLINRLRRIPQVGDTVQEQGYRYTVIEADARTATKVRAERI comes from the coding sequence ATGGACCTGATTCTGCAGTTGCTGGTGATCCTGATCTTCCTGCTGCTCAAGGGCTTCTTCTCGGGCTCCGAGCTGGCGATGGTCAATTCCGACAAGATCCACCTGCGCCACGAGGCGCGGATGGGGAACGCCGGTGCGAAACTGGTGCTCAACCTGTTCCGCACGCCCGACGTCATGCTCGGGACGACGCTGGTCGGCACCAACATCGCGACGGTGACGATCACCACCCTCGGCACGCTGATCTTCGTCCGGCTCTTCGGCGACGCCGGCGACCTGGTCTCGGTGCTCGTGTTCACGCCGTTCCTGCTGATCTTCGGCGAGATCGTCCCGAAGAGCATCTTCCAGCAGAAGGCCGACACCATCGTCACCCGCATCATCTACGGCCTGCGCTTCTTCTCCTACGTCTTCTATCCGGTGATCTTCGTCTTCAGCCGTGTCGCCCGCGTCGCTGCCCGCCTCTTCGGCGGCGCCAGTTCGGCGGCGAGCGGCTTCATCAGCAAGGACGAACTGCGCGTCCTGATCGACCTCTCGGAGACCGCATCGGACAGCGCCGCGACCAGCAAGCAGCGGATTCGCCGCATCTTCCGCTTCGCCGACACGACCGTCGGCGAGGTGATGACGCCGCTGGCCGAGGTCATCGGCTTCAACGAGACGCGCGAGATGGCGGAAGCGGTGCGCCGCGTCTGGTCTTCCGGCTTCAACCGCCTGCCGGTGTTCCGCGGCAACATCACCAACGTCACCGGCGTCATGACGCTGAGCACCTGGGATCTCCTGCTGCCGGACATCGAGCAGCGTCCGGTGAGCGACTTCGTCAAGCCGGCGCTCTATCTTTCGCCGCGGCAAAGCCTCGACCAGGTGCTGCCGCTGCTGCGCTCGCGCGCCGATCACATGGCGGTGGTCGTCGACGAGTTCGGTTCGGCGATCGGCATCCTGACGATGGAGGACATCTTCGAGGAGGTCGTCGGCCCGGTCGATTCCGGCTTCGACTTCGACGGCATGAAGAGCCGCCGCATCAGCATCGAGACCGTCAGTGACGATGCGCACCTGATCAGCGGCCGGGCGCCGATTTCCGAACTCAACGATTCACTCAAGCTCGGCCTGCCGGTCGGCGAAGCGCATACGATCGCCGGCTTCCTGATCAACCGCCTGCGGCGCATCCCGCAGGTCGGCGATACGGTGCAGGAACAGGGATACCGCTACACGGTGATCGAAGCCGACGCGCGCACCGCAACCAAGGTGCGCGCCGAGCGCATCTGA
- a CDS encoding hemolysin family protein: protein MSGVLGSLASLDWELVIRILVQCFLFSMSAFFSGSETALFSLSRIDLQKLRNSRNPHSESIHAMLDEPRRLIVSLLCGNELVNIAAAANMTMILISAFGEADAGWINVVVMVPLLLLFGEVTPKTIAVNFPVKFATLLSARFLPKWIFIVTPLRNVVRLVADRVTTFVVGEHVSRENILKADELRTLMADSEETGVIQASERVLIDKVLEAAETDVARIMTPGPRIRFLDGDLPVDELIERFRGYRHPRVPVYRGHWDNVIGFLQAEDLLRRVRSGGSARIELKEILRPAHFVPPTKKVDEMLEYFQRFNTRAAVVIGEYGEVLGIVTMKDVLSFIFGEISGKLRGQEHFQEEDNDSYTVPGYMRLADLRTLTNFDIDDPLMNTIGGVTLVLFGRLPRVGEKVFYADYEITVREVVGMRITKVRVTRGRTPDEPEEAPEEPEEIESIATPLPDVSAEDQEQQAQEEYEEADLLHEAPPEEEEPEQEQPPAGAATTGEDDGAGSAAPKGALRTAG from the coding sequence ATGTCCGGCGTCCTGGGCAGTCTGGCTTCGCTGGACTGGGAACTGGTGATCCGCATCCTGGTGCAGTGCTTCCTGTTCTCGATGTCGGCCTTCTTTTCGGGGTCGGAGACCGCCCTGTTCTCGCTCAGCCGGATCGATCTGCAGAAACTGCGGAATTCCCGGAATCCTCATTCCGAAAGCATCCACGCGATGCTCGACGAGCCGCGCCGCCTGATCGTCTCGCTGCTCTGCGGCAACGAACTGGTGAACATCGCCGCCGCGGCCAACATGACGATGATCCTGATCAGCGCCTTCGGCGAGGCCGATGCCGGCTGGATCAACGTCGTCGTGATGGTGCCGCTGCTGCTGCTCTTCGGCGAAGTGACGCCGAAGACGATCGCGGTCAACTTCCCGGTGAAGTTCGCCACGCTGCTCTCGGCGCGCTTCCTGCCGAAATGGATCTTCATCGTCACGCCGCTGCGCAACGTCGTGCGGCTGGTCGCCGACCGCGTCACCACCTTCGTCGTCGGCGAGCACGTCAGCCGCGAAAACATCCTGAAGGCTGACGAACTGCGCACGCTGATGGCCGACAGCGAGGAGACCGGGGTCATCCAGGCGTCGGAGCGGGTGCTGATCGACAAGGTGCTCGAGGCGGCGGAAACCGACGTCGCGCGCATCATGACGCCCGGGCCACGCATCCGCTTTCTCGACGGCGACCTGCCGGTCGACGAGCTGATCGAACGCTTCCGCGGCTATCGCCACCCGCGCGTTCCGGTCTACCGCGGCCATTGGGACAACGTCATCGGCTTCCTGCAGGCCGAGGATCTGCTGCGCCGCGTGCGCAGCGGCGGCTCGGCGCGGATCGAGCTGAAGGAGATCCTGCGGCCGGCGCATTTCGTTCCGCCGACGAAGAAGGTCGACGAGATGCTCGAGTACTTCCAGCGCTTCAACACGCGCGCCGCGGTGGTCATCGGCGAGTACGGCGAAGTACTCGGCATCGTCACCATGAAGGACGTGCTCAGTTTCATCTTCGGTGAGATCTCGGGCAAGCTGCGCGGCCAGGAGCACTTCCAGGAGGAAGACAACGACAGCTATACCGTCCCCGGCTACATGCGGCTGGCCGACCTGCGCACGCTGACCAACTTCGACATCGACGACCCACTGATGAACACCATCGGCGGCGTCACGCTGGTCCTCTTCGGGCGCCTGCCGCGGGTCGGCGAGAAGGTGTTCTACGCCGACTACGAGATCACCGTCCGCGAGGTGGTCGGAATGCGCATCACCAAGGTGCGCGTGACGCGCGGCCGCACCCCGGACGAACCGGAGGAGGCACCGGAGGAACCGGAGGAGATCGAAAGCATCGCCACCCCGCTGCCCGACGTCTCGGCCGAGGATCAGGAGCAGCAGGCGCAGGAAGAATACGAAGAGGCGGACCTGCTGCACGAAGCGCCGCCCGAAGAAGAGGAGCCGGAGCAGGAACAGCCGCCGGCCGGCGCAGCGACCACCGGCGAGGACGATGGCGCGGGCAGCGCAGCGCCGAAAGGCGCACTGCGCACAGCGGGCTAG
- a CDS encoding universal stress protein: protein MAENKQGESRASGHARGPILVAVDFSAHSEAALLLASDLADGLGVRLVVLHVVHDPLNMPGYYARMARKKTLTRMEDIAGEMLDAFLAEAKKKHPQRQAQQKPELLLVKGIPVTRILQVAQKQKAGLLVLGSKGMTGLRHLLLGSVAEQVVSLARLPVTIVKELVKD, encoded by the coding sequence ATGGCTGAAAACAAGCAAGGTGAATCCCGGGCTTCAGGCCACGCGCGCGGTCCGATTCTCGTCGCGGTCGATTTCTCGGCGCATTCGGAGGCTGCGCTGCTGCTCGCCAGCGACCTCGCCGACGGTCTCGGCGTCCGCCTGGTCGTGCTGCACGTCGTGCACGATCCGCTGAACATGCCAGGTTACTACGCACGCATGGCGCGCAAGAAGACGCTGACACGGATGGAGGACATCGCCGGCGAGATGCTCGACGCCTTTCTCGCCGAAGCGAAGAAAAAGCACCCGCAGCGGCAGGCGCAGCAGAAACCCGAATTGCTGCTGGTCAAGGGCATTCCGGTGACGCGCATCCTGCAGGTGGCACAGAAGCAGAAGGCGGGCCTGCTGGTACTCGGCAGCAAGGGAATGACCGGGTTGCGCCACCTGCTGCTCGGGTCGGTGGCCGAGCAGGTCGTCAGCCTGGCGCGGCTGCCGGTGACCATCGTCAAGGAGCTGGTGAAAGACTGA
- a CDS encoding Na/Pi cotransporter family protein, whose translation MNLEQFHRRQPIVLPLAVCVFALLSALLARSALAAEASGSDPDWLMMTVELLGGLAIFLFGMMQMEDGLKAVAGERMKAILAKLTVNRFMGVGTGALVTAVIQSSSVTTVLVVGFISAGLMSLSQSVGVIMGANIGTTITAQIVAFKITKAALGMIAVGFAMLFIAKDDRIKHYGTMLMGLGMVFFGMHVMSEAMHPLRSYEPFLNLMKTMDNPLVGVLIATVFTAIIQSSSASTGIVIVMASQGFISLQAGIALAFGANIGTCATALLAVIGKPREAVRAAIVHLLFNVCGVLIWLPFIGFIASFVTSISPAYPDLSGAARLAAETPRQIANAHTFFNIANTLIFIWFTAQIARLVEWLVPDRALEEEALIVRTRFLQEELLSTPSLALDQVRMEVMHMGETVNQMLQRIMPAIIKGDRVALEEIRKMDDTVDILHAGIIDYLGRISKQQLNDEQTRELLQLMEAVSNLENVGDIIETNLVVLGYDRIKDHIEISEATQGVLNGFQQAITRAVTAAVQAVAQRNQRAAQVVTGMKEEINQIADSAALHEARRLVAEEPNRIPAYTMEIDIIEKQKRIYYFAKRMARTVLPAAILQRE comes from the coding sequence ATGAATCTCGAACAGTTCCACCGCCGGCAGCCGATCGTGCTGCCGCTTGCGGTCTGTGTTTTCGCGCTGCTGTCGGCGCTGCTCGCGCGCTCGGCGCTGGCGGCGGAAGCGTCCGGCAGCGATCCCGACTGGCTGATGATGACCGTCGAGCTGCTCGGCGGCCTGGCGATCTTCCTTTTCGGCATGATGCAGATGGAGGATGGACTGAAGGCCGTTGCCGGCGAGCGGATGAAGGCGATCCTCGCCAAGCTGACGGTCAATCGCTTCATGGGCGTCGGCACCGGCGCGCTGGTCACCGCAGTGATCCAGTCGTCGTCGGTGACCACCGTGCTCGTCGTCGGCTTCATCTCCGCCGGCCTGATGTCGCTGTCGCAGTCGGTCGGCGTCATCATGGGCGCCAACATCGGCACGACGATCACCGCGCAGATCGTCGCCTTCAAGATCACCAAGGCGGCACTGGGGATGATCGCGGTCGGCTTCGCCATGCTGTTCATCGCCAAGGACGACCGGATCAAGCACTACGGAACGATGCTGATGGGGCTCGGCATGGTTTTCTTCGGCATGCACGTGATGAGCGAGGCGATGCACCCGCTGCGCAGTTACGAGCCGTTCCTGAACCTGATGAAGACGATGGACAACCCGCTCGTCGGCGTACTGATCGCCACGGTGTTCACCGCCATCATCCAGTCGTCCTCGGCTTCGACCGGCATCGTCATCGTCATGGCCAGCCAGGGTTTCATCAGCCTGCAGGCGGGCATCGCGCTCGCTTTCGGCGCCAACATCGGCACCTGTGCGACGGCGCTGCTGGCGGTGATCGGCAAGCCGCGCGAAGCGGTCCGCGCAGCGATCGTTCACCTGCTGTTCAATGTCTGCGGGGTGCTGATCTGGCTGCCCTTCATCGGCTTCATCGCCAGTTTCGTCACCAGCATCTCGCCGGCGTACCCGGATCTCAGCGGCGCCGCCCGGCTGGCGGCCGAAACGCCGCGCCAGATCGCCAATGCGCACACCTTCTTCAACATCGCCAACACGCTGATCTTCATCTGGTTCACGGCGCAGATCGCGCGCCTCGTCGAGTGGCTGGTGCCCGACAGGGCGCTCGAGGAGGAAGCGCTCATCGTCCGCACCCGATTCCTGCAGGAGGAACTGCTGAGCACGCCCTCGCTGGCGCTCGACCAGGTACGGATGGAAGTGATGCACATGGGCGAGACGGTCAACCAGATGCTGCAACGGATCATGCCGGCGATCATCAAGGGCGACCGCGTGGCGCTCGAGGAGATCCGGAAGATGGACGACACCGTCGACATCCTGCACGCCGGGATCATCGACTACCTCGGCCGGATCAGCAAGCAGCAGCTCAATGACGAACAGACGCGCGAGCTGCTGCAGTTGATGGAGGCGGTGAGCAACCTCGAGAACGTCGGCGACATCATCGAGACCAATCTGGTGGTGCTCGGCTACGACCGCATCAAGGACCACATCGAGATCAGCGAGGCGACGCAGGGTGTGCTGAACGGCTTCCAGCAGGCGATCACGCGCGCGGTGACCGCCGCCGTGCAGGCGGTGGCGCAACGCAACCAGCGCGCGGCGCAGGTGGTCACGGGAATGAAGGAGGAGATCAACCAGATCGCCGATTCGGCGGCGCTGCACGAGGCGCGCCGCCTGGTCGCCGAGGAACCGAACCGCATCCCGGCGTACACGATGGAGATCGACATCATCGAGAAGCAGAAGCGGATCTACTACTTCGCCAAGCGGATGGCGCGAACGGTGCTGCCGGCGGCGATCCTGCAACGCGAGTAG
- a CDS encoding hemolysin family protein encodes MFEAFLLFILLLFSAFFSGSETAITSLSRARVEALLAERRFGARALHRMKGNLNRTLVIILIGNNLVNTGAATLATVVATERFGHLGPGLAVGVITLLLLMFGEITPKTFGSRYAIAIALLASGPLELLGRLLLPLVWTIEAFIRWMHSLTSPPKDPTVTESELIALAEHGTQEGSIEAGEHQMIRRIFDFSTLRAGDIMVHRHQIFSLDGQRTIGDCLAEIAGQSHYRIPLYAGNPEEISRVVTLPEILREVAQGNLDKTLAEAGSEPLFVPPNQPVDRLLDVLRANKDQLIVVVNEFGGLLGIFTLEDILEELVGEIYDDQEAPPDEQVLLMKPDGSELVVDGTTELRIMEAHFEQDFAGKPYDSVNLWIIRNLERIPAPGESFQIEGLEVKIERASRRRIHEVRIRRPTARAAVDSAGSTAGGGDRDGDALPP; translated from the coding sequence ATGTTCGAAGCCTTCCTGCTGTTCATCCTGCTGCTGTTCTCGGCCTTCTTCTCCGGCTCCGAGACGGCGATCACTTCGCTCTCGCGGGCGCGCGTCGAGGCGCTGTTGGCCGAGCGCCGTTTCGGAGCACGCGCGCTGCACCGGATGAAGGGCAACCTCAACCGCACGCTGGTGATCATCCTGATCGGCAACAACCTGGTGAATACCGGCGCCGCCACCCTTGCCACGGTCGTCGCCACCGAACGTTTCGGGCACCTCGGCCCTGGTCTGGCGGTCGGCGTGATCACCCTGCTGCTGCTGATGTTCGGCGAGATCACTCCGAAGACCTTCGGCTCGCGTTACGCGATCGCCATCGCGCTGCTCGCCTCCGGACCGCTCGAACTGCTCGGCAGGCTGCTGCTGCCGCTGGTCTGGACGATCGAAGCCTTCATTCGCTGGATGCACAGCCTGACCAGCCCGCCAAAGGACCCGACGGTGACCGAAAGCGAACTGATCGCACTGGCCGAGCACGGAACGCAGGAGGGATCGATCGAGGCCGGCGAGCACCAGATGATCCGACGCATCTTCGACTTCAGCACACTGCGCGCCGGCGACATCATGGTCCACCGGCACCAGATCTTCTCGCTCGACGGCCAGCGGACGATCGGCGATTGCCTGGCCGAGATCGCCGGCCAGTCGCATTACCGTATTCCACTCTACGCCGGCAATCCGGAGGAGATCAGCCGCGTCGTCACCCTGCCCGAGATCCTCAGGGAGGTCGCGCAGGGGAACCTCGACAAGACCCTCGCCGAGGCCGGCAGCGAACCGCTGTTCGTGCCGCCGAACCAGCCCGTGGACCGCTTGCTCGACGTGCTGCGGGCGAACAAGGATCAGTTGATCGTCGTCGTCAACGAGTTCGGTGGTCTGCTCGGCATCTTCACGCTCGAGGACATCCTCGAGGAACTCGTCGGCGAAATCTACGACGACCAGGAAGCACCGCCGGACGAACAGGTCCTGCTGATGAAACCCGACGGCAGCGAACTGGTGGTCGACGGGACCACCGAACTGCGCATCATGGAAGCGCATTTCGAGCAGGACTTCGCCGGCAAACCCTACGATTCGGTCAATCTCTGGATCATCCGCAATCTCGAACGGATTCCAGCCCCTGGCGAGAGCTTCCAGATCGAGGGCCTCGAAGTGAAGATCGAGCGCGCTTCACGGCGCCGCATCCACGAGGTGCGCATCCGGCGCCCGACTGCCAGAGCAGCGGTGGATTCAGCCGGCAGCACAGCGGGCGGCGGCGACCGCGATGGCGACGCTTTACCGCCCTGA
- a CDS encoding hemolysin family protein — translation MDPALWIELIVFVVLLGFSGFFSSTETSLFSLSQFELDQMRAAKNPRIELIERLRSEPRRLIVTILIGNEFVNVSASVISAAMIIHVFGAENEMINLLVMVPILLLFGEITPKVLAIRNNVAFASAECRPIALFARLITPLREVIRHISDFFITLIVGKQRSEGNLVTEDMIRTLVHDAVGEGALDSKEAQYIEKIFDFGNKSLSDIMRPRSDIQFLSADLPVSELLAQIRATRQSRYPVFKGHRDTILGILYTRDLLGVDLARLERDPQGIRKLLRQPSFFPESKPAVELFHTFRQRKLSFALIVDEYGGVTGLVTMEDLLECVFGEIASPSDSDVVPRHLMSDLADGRRLIDTSMSLDDFNQEFGVRIESEEVETLAGALLQAFGELPASGAAIERYGLRFTVEALEHNRITRVLVERLPPPAEAAADAGEAAASQETTEEKKGDA, via the coding sequence ATGGATCCTGCCCTATGGATCGAACTCATCGTCTTTGTCGTCCTGCTCGGTTTCTCGGGCTTCTTCTCGAGCACTGAAACCTCGCTGTTCTCGCTCAGCCAGTTCGAGCTCGACCAGATGCGCGCGGCGAAGAATCCGCGCATCGAACTCATCGAACGCCTGCGCAGCGAGCCGCGGCGGCTGATCGTCACCATCCTGATCGGCAACGAGTTCGTCAATGTGTCGGCGTCGGTGATCTCGGCGGCGATGATCATCCACGTCTTCGGCGCCGAGAACGAGATGATCAACCTGTTGGTGATGGTGCCGATCCTGCTGCTCTTCGGCGAGATCACACCGAAGGTGCTGGCGATCCGCAACAACGTCGCCTTCGCCAGCGCCGAGTGTCGCCCGATCGCGCTGTTCGCGCGTCTGATCACGCCGCTGCGCGAGGTGATCCGCCACATCTCCGATTTCTTCATCACGCTGATCGTCGGCAAGCAGCGTTCCGAGGGCAACCTGGTCACCGAGGACATGATCCGCACGCTGGTGCATGACGCCGTCGGCGAGGGCGCGCTCGACAGCAAGGAAGCGCAGTACATCGAGAAGATCTTCGATTTCGGCAACAAGTCGCTGAGCGACATCATGCGGCCACGCTCCGACATCCAGTTCCTCTCGGCCGACCTGCCGGTGAGCGAACTGCTGGCACAGATCCGGGCGACGCGGCAGTCGCGCTATCCGGTATTCAAGGGGCATCGCGACACCATCCTCGGCATCCTGTACACGCGCGACCTGCTCGGGGTCGATCTCGCCCGGCTCGAGCGTGACCCGCAGGGAATCCGCAAGCTGCTGCGGCAGCCGAGTTTCTTTCCGGAATCGAAGCCGGCCGTCGAGCTGTTCCACACCTTCCGCCAGCGCAAGCTGTCGTTCGCGCTGATCGTCGACGAGTACGGCGGCGTCACCGGCCTGGTGACGATGGAGGATCTGCTCGAGTGCGTCTTCGGCGAGATCGCCAGTCCGTCCGACAGCGACGTCGTGCCGCGGCACCTGATGAGCGACCTCGCCGACGGCCGCCGCCTGATCGACACCAGCATGTCGCTCGACGACTTCAACCAGGAGTTCGGCGTCCGCATCGAGAGCGAGGAAGTCGAGACCCTCGCCGGCGCATTGCTGCAGGCTTTTGGCGAACTGCCGGCGAGCGGCGCGGCGATCGAGCGTTACGGACTGCGCTTCACCGTCGAGGCGCTCGAGCACAACCGGATCACGCGCGTCCTCGTCGAACGGCTGCCGCCGCCGGCCGAGGCCGCCGCGGATGCCGGCGAGGCGGCGGCGAGCCAGGAAACGACCGAAGAGAAGAAGGGGGACGCATAA